In Fusobacterium perfoetens, a single genomic region encodes these proteins:
- the bioA gene encoding adenosylmethionine--8-amino-7-oxononanoate transaminase — MLSDLQKRDLKYIFHPCSQMKDYEKFPPVVIEKGEGIYVWDEFGKKYMDCVGSWWLNPLGHCNPRINKVINEQINTIEHIIFANFSHRPAIELSEKLMKLVPNGLSKLFFADNGSSGVEIALKLALQSQHQRGFTKKHKLVTIKNSYHGETIGALAVGDIDFFTKKYKPLIKEAIKVQGPDCYNCPFKKKYESCNAECFCEMEKVLTENSDEIVATIIEPIVQGAGGMKIYSPIYMKKLRELTKKLNITMIVDEIAMGFGRTGKMFASEWAGITPDIMCVGKALTAGYYPMSIVIMTQEIFDSFYSDYLEGKSFLHSHSFSGNPIGCRIALEVLNIFEEENMLEQINKKGEYLRKKAEEIFKDKDYIGEIRQIGLMGALEIVKDSKTKERFPSSERAGYEIYKIAMKHGAILRPLGDTMYFMPPFIITYEEIDKMLEICKISIEEYINSRK, encoded by the coding sequence ATGTTAAGCGATTTACAAAAGAGAGATTTAAAATATATATTTCACCCTTGTTCACAGATGAAAGATTACGAGAAATTTCCACCAGTGGTAATAGAGAAAGGTGAGGGAATCTATGTATGGGACGAGTTTGGAAAAAAATATATGGACTGTGTAGGAAGTTGGTGGTTAAATCCTTTGGGGCATTGTAACCCTAGAATTAATAAAGTTATCAACGAACAGATAAATACAATAGAGCATATTATATTTGCAAATTTTTCTCATAGACCAGCAATAGAACTTTCAGAAAAACTTATGAAATTAGTTCCAAATGGTTTATCAAAACTATTTTTTGCAGATAATGGCTCTTCAGGAGTGGAGATTGCATTAAAACTAGCTTTACAATCACAACATCAAAGAGGTTTTACTAAAAAACATAAACTTGTTACAATAAAAAACTCTTACCACGGGGAAACAATAGGAGCTTTGGCTGTTGGAGATATAGATTTTTTCACTAAGAAATATAAACCACTTATTAAAGAGGCAATAAAAGTTCAAGGACCAGATTGCTATAACTGTCCATTTAAGAAAAAATATGAAAGTTGTAATGCAGAGTGTTTCTGTGAAATGGAAAAAGTTTTGACAGAAAATAGTGATGAGATAGTGGCAACAATCATTGAGCCAATAGTCCAAGGGGCAGGGGGAATGAAGATATATTCTCCAATCTATATGAAAAAATTAAGAGAGTTAACAAAAAAACTTAATATCACTATGATAGTTGATGAGATAGCAATGGGATTTGGAAGAACAGGAAAGATGTTTGCCAGTGAGTGGGCAGGTATTACACCAGATATAATGTGTGTTGGAAAAGCTCTTACAGCAGGATATTATCCAATGTCCATAGTTATAATGACACAAGAGATTTTTGACTCTTTTTACTCTGATTATTTAGAGGGAAAATCATTTTTACACTCACACAGTTTTTCTGGAAATCCTATTGGTTGTAGAATAGCTTTAGAGGTTCTAAATATTTTTGAAGAGGAAAATATGTTGGAACAGATAAATAAAAAAGGGGAATACCTAAGAAAAAAAGCTGAAGAAATTTTTAAGGATAAAGATTACATTGGAGAGATTAGACAGATTGGTTTAATGGGAGCTTTGGAGATTGTAAAAGATAGCAAAACTAAAGAGAGATTTCCAAGTTCAGAGAGAGCAGGTTATGAAATCTATAAAATTGCAATGAAACACGGAGCAATCTTAAGACCATTAGGAGATACAATGTATTTTATGCCACCTTTTATAATTACCTATGAAGAGATTGATAAAATGCTAGAAATATGCAAAATCTCCATTGAAGAATATATAAATTCAAGAAAATAG
- a CDS encoding putative ABC transporter permease — MYVYLCYFLIYSFLGWCVEVCYAALNTKKFINRGFLNGAYCPIYGVGVITIMYFVYPFKNSLIVLFMFSVILTSLIEFLTGLILEKAFHYRWWDYSKEHFNLGGYICLKFSIIWGLACVFVTEIVHPGVRDIVLWIPKSFGEVILGILYLLMMIDFVVTVKTVLKLNARMEKLQMIADDIHKFSDKLGNKVSSDFLDVEEKIEKLNSKREKEISWLEKRIIHSFPEMKSTKYNNIFKDIRSKVFEKNKKA; from the coding sequence ATGTATGTTTATTTATGTTATTTTTTGATTTATTCTTTTTTAGGTTGGTGTGTAGAAGTATGTTATGCAGCTCTAAATACTAAAAAGTTTATTAACAGAGGATTTCTAAATGGAGCTTATTGCCCTATCTATGGTGTAGGAGTGATAACTATAATGTATTTTGTCTATCCTTTTAAAAATAGCTTAATAGTGCTGTTTATGTTCTCTGTAATTCTTACTTCTCTGATTGAATTTTTAACAGGACTTATTTTGGAAAAGGCTTTCCATTATAGATGGTGGGATTATTCAAAGGAGCATTTTAATTTGGGAGGATATATCTGCCTTAAATTTTCAATAATTTGGGGGCTAGCTTGTGTATTTGTTACAGAGATTGTTCACCCAGGAGTAAGGGATATTGTTTTATGGATTCCTAAATCTTTCGGTGAAGTTATTCTTGGAATACTTTATCTTTTAATGATGATTGACTTTGTTGTAACAGTAAAAACAGTTTTAAAACTTAATGCTAGAATGGAAAAACTTCAGATGATAGCAGATGATATACATAAATTTTCAGATAAATTGGGAAATAAAGTTTCTTCAGATTTTTTAGATGTTGAAGAAAAGATAGAAAAACTTAATAGCAAAAGAGAGAAAGAGATATCTTGGCTTGAAAAACGTATTATCCATTCATTTCCAGAGATGAAATCAACAAAGTATAATAATATTTTCAAGGATATTCGTAGTAAAGTATTTGAAAAAAATAAAAAAGCATAG
- a CDS encoding RIO1 family regulatory kinase/ATPase, producing MKNIEKIKQNIQKMLSEKFHKNIDINNLSLMNEGEYLNASVFRYCDDEYDFTIKDFSASPWFLKNTIGKLFVKREGSALETLSDNPSITKNVVLLSKYTLAFNFIKGDALKKFPDNSIPKEYFLKLEKNIKKMHDKDIVHLDLRNLGNIIMGEDGLPYIIDFQSYISVKHLPEKLKNILKGADITGVYKCWKRKCSEPLDQEREKYFEDFNKIRKVWIFRGYPLKRLKESIKKSFKKK from the coding sequence ATGAAAAATATCGAAAAAATAAAGCAAAATATACAAAAAATGCTTTCTGAAAAATTTCATAAAAATATAGATATTAACAATCTTTCTCTAATGAATGAGGGAGAATATCTTAATGCCTCTGTTTTTAGATACTGTGATGATGAGTATGATTTTACTATAAAAGATTTCTCTGCATCTCCTTGGTTTTTGAAAAATACAATCGGTAAACTTTTTGTAAAAAGGGAGGGAAGTGCTTTAGAAACTCTTAGTGATAATCCATCTATTACTAAAAATGTTGTACTTCTTTCTAAGTATACTTTGGCTTTTAATTTTATAAAAGGTGATGCTCTAAAAAAATTCCCTGATAATTCTATTCCAAAAGAGTATTTCTTAAAGTTAGAAAAAAATATAAAAAAGATGCACGATAAAGATATTGTCCATTTAGACCTAAGAAACCTTGGAAATATAATTATGGGAGAAGATGGACTACCATACATTATAGATTTTCAGTCTTATATCTCTGTAAAACATCTTCCAGAAAAATTAAAAAATATTTTAAAGGGAGCTGACATTACTGGAGTTTATAAATGTTGGAAAAGAAAATGCTCTGAACCTTTAGACCAAGAGAGAGAAAAATATTTTGAAGATTTTAACAAAATTAGAAAAGTTTGGATTTTTAGAGGTTACCCTTTAAAAAGATTAAAGGAATCTATAAAAAAATCTTTTAAGAAAAAATAA
- a CDS encoding ABC transporter substrate-binding protein, translated as MKKLLLLLTMVLSIIGCGKKDEKINIGITQIVEHSALDEVVQGFKQALKDKGYDDAKVNIEFQNAQGDFGVAQTIANSYVQNKKDLVLAVSTPSAQAMYNVTKDIPIIISAVTDPASAGLVGENITGVSDMAPVAKQVELIKTLLPNAKNIGVVYNTSEENSLVLIDILKKESSKYGYTIKEKGVNNINEIGQALDVLLKEVDVLYTPTDNLIVSATPLVLEKAKENSIPVIGCIEDQIKQGALATETISYKNCGYQAGEIAIKILNGEKPNNIPVQMPENTVLMINESTMKNLNISLPDSLKERATIL; from the coding sequence ATGAAAAAATTACTACTTTTACTTACTATGGTTTTATCTATTATTGGTTGTGGAAAAAAAGATGAAAAGATAAATATCGGAATCACTCAAATTGTGGAACACTCAGCTCTTGACGAAGTTGTCCAAGGTTTTAAACAAGCTCTTAAAGATAAAGGATATGATGATGCAAAGGTAAATATTGAATTTCAAAATGCTCAAGGAGATTTCGGAGTTGCTCAAACAATAGCAAACTCTTATGTTCAAAATAAAAAAGATTTAGTATTAGCTGTTTCTACTCCATCAGCTCAAGCTATGTATAATGTTACCAAAGATATTCCAATTATAATCTCTGCTGTAACTGACCCTGCATCAGCTGGACTTGTGGGAGAAAATATAACTGGAGTTAGTGATATGGCACCAGTTGCTAAACAAGTGGAACTTATAAAAACTTTACTTCCTAATGCTAAAAATATTGGAGTTGTTTATAATACCAGTGAAGAGAATTCTTTAGTTTTAATTGATATTTTGAAAAAAGAATCTTCTAAATATGGTTACACTATAAAAGAAAAAGGTGTAAATAATATTAATGAGATTGGACAAGCTCTTGATGTTCTTTTAAAAGAAGTTGATGTTTTATACACTCCAACTGATAATTTAATAGTTTCTGCCACTCCACTTGTTTTGGAAAAAGCTAAAGAAAACAGTATTCCTGTAATTGGTTGTATTGAAGACCAAATCAAACAGGGAGCTCTTGCCACTGAAACTATAAGTTATAAAAATTGTGGATATCAAGCTGGAGAGATTGCAATAAAAATATTAAACGGAGAAAAACCAAATAATATTCCAGTTCAAATGCCAGAAAATACAGTTTTAATGATAAATGAATCTACTATGAAAAATCTAAATATATCTCTTCCTGATTCTTTAAAAGAAAGAGCTACTATATTATAA
- the bioD gene encoding dethiobiotin synthase, with protein sequence MEKKIDGFFITGVGTDVGKTYTSALLYKELKKYKDVGYYKPIQSGCFYENGKLTAPDLKFLAEFSGNPYDDKMCTYTLIPEVSPHLASEIENKKIDMEIIYKEIENKKEKYETLLIEGAGGVYVPLIRDKVYIYDFIKKIGFPVILVANTKVGGINHAMLTIKFLESLGIKIHGIVFNGYSGEIFEDDNIKVVLKDSDINNHLIIRENQKEIEKEELFKFFNI encoded by the coding sequence GTGGAAAAGAAAATAGATGGATTTTTTATAACAGGAGTTGGGACAGATGTTGGTAAAACTTATACTTCAGCTCTACTTTATAAAGAGTTAAAAAAATATAAAGATGTAGGATATTATAAACCTATTCAAAGTGGTTGTTTTTATGAAAATGGAAAGTTGACAGCTCCAGATTTAAAATTTTTAGCTGAGTTTTCTGGAAATCCTTATGATGATAAGATGTGTACTTATACTCTTATACCAGAGGTATCACCACATCTTGCCAGTGAAATAGAAAATAAAAAAATAGATATGGAGATTATTTATAAAGAAATCGAAAATAAAAAAGAAAAATATGAAACTTTGCTTATAGAGGGAGCAGGTGGAGTTTATGTGCCGCTTATAAGAGATAAAGTATATATCTATGATTTTATAAAAAAAATAGGTTTTCCAGTGATACTGGTTGCAAATACAAAAGTTGGTGGAATTAATCACGCAATGTTAACTATAAAATTTTTAGAAAGTTTAGGAATAAAAATTCATGGAATAGTGTTCAATGGATATAGTGGAGAGATTTTTGAAGATGATAATATAAAAGTGGTTTTAAAAGATAGTGATATAAACAATCATTTAATTATCAGAGAAAATCAAAAAGAGATAGAAAAAGAGGAACTATTCAAATTTTTTAATATTTAG
- a CDS encoding thioesterase family protein: MKDGLKEGMTLTHTKIVGADETAAKAASGTLDVYGTPFLVAFMEKTSLDIVAPFLDETESTVGISMNMKHLRANKIGDEVVCKSTLTKIDGRKLTFEVVATYKDIVVGEGVHERFVINIEKFLSKLN; this comes from the coding sequence ATGAAAGATGGATTAAAAGAGGGTATGACTCTTACTCATACTAAAATTGTTGGAGCTGATGAAACTGCCGCTAAAGCTGCATCTGGAACTTTAGATGTTTACGGAACTCCATTTTTAGTAGCATTTATGGAAAAAACTTCTCTTGATATCGTTGCTCCTTTCCTTGATGAAACTGAATCAACTGTTGGTATCTCTATGAATATGAAACATCTAAGAGCTAACAAAATCGGTGATGAAGTTGTTTGTAAATCTACTTTAACAAAAATCGACGGAAGAAAATTAACTTTTGAAGTTGTAGCAACATACAAAGATATAGTTGTTGGAGAGGGAGTTCACGAAAGATTTGTAATAAATATTGAAAAATTCCTATCTAAATTAAACTAA
- a CDS encoding methyltransferase domain-containing protein, which produces MEFGKNFSTYDENAIIQKKVAENLTNFISKKFNNQKFDKVIELGCGTGIFTREFLKKFEINEIDLNDCFNTRDYFKEINYKNFICDDMNEAIIKNYDIVISSSSFQWIEDLEKLIESISKKSEKLAFSIYIDGNLKEIAEHFGVGLKYKKIEDILIILKKYFKNIEYYSEEKTLNFSSPIEALRHLKRTGVTIKNRTSIYDIKSYKNTLLTYNMAYFISYN; this is translated from the coding sequence ATGGAGTTTGGAAAAAATTTTTCTACCTATGATGAGAATGCAATAATTCAAAAAAAAGTAGCAGAGAATCTAACCAATTTTATTTCAAAAAAATTCAATAACCAAAAATTTGATAAAGTTATAGAGCTTGGTTGTGGTACAGGGATTTTTACAAGAGAATTTTTAAAAAAATTTGAAATAAACGAGATTGACCTAAACGATTGCTTTAACACTAGAGATTATTTCAAAGAAATAAATTATAAAAATTTTATTTGTGATGATATGAATGAGGCTATTATCAAAAACTATGATATTGTTATTTCAAGTTCTAGTTTTCAATGGATAGAGGATTTGGAAAAACTTATTGAAAGTATTTCAAAAAAATCTGAGAAACTAGCTTTTTCAATCTACATTGATGGAAATTTAAAAGAGATAGCAGAGCATTTTGGTGTGGGACTTAAATATAAAAAGATAGAAGATATTTTGATTATTCTAAAAAAATATTTTAAAAATATTGAGTATTATTCAGAAGAAAAAACTTTAAACTTTTCTTCTCCTATTGAGGCGTTGAGACATTTGAAAAGAACAGGGGTAACAATAAAAAATAGAACATCAATTTACGATATAAAATCATACAAAAATACATTATTAACATATAATATGGCTTATTTTATTTCATATAATTAG
- a CDS encoding universal stress protein, whose amino-acid sequence MKKILVPLDGSERSLHSVELVKELYHPDDIELTLMYVKEDAQLFIDERSFAEAEREMQGVVCPAVQKLEGYKINCEVGFVDPGKEIVKCATVNNTDIIIMTKSTKKGLTRMIGSVTSYVVKHTPCIVMIVPE is encoded by the coding sequence ATGAAAAAAATATTAGTACCATTAGACGGAAGTGAAAGAAGTCTTCACTCAGTAGAATTAGTAAAGGAATTATATCACCCAGATGATATTGAATTAACTCTTATGTATGTAAAGGAAGATGCACAACTTTTTATAGATGAAAGAAGTTTTGCTGAGGCAGAAAGAGAGATGCAAGGTGTTGTTTGTCCAGCTGTTCAAAAATTAGAGGGATATAAAATAAACTGTGAAGTTGGATTTGTTGACCCAGGAAAAGAAATTGTAAAATGTGCCACAGTAAATAATACAGATATTATTATAATGACAAAATCTACTAAAAAAGGTTTAACTCGTATGATAGGTTCTGTTACTAGTTATGTAGTAAAACATACTCCTTGTATAGTGATGATAGTTCCTGAATAA
- a CDS encoding potassium/proton antiporter, which yields MIIIEYQILICGILLFVSLCSIKLSRVVQVPFLIMFIFIGILAGSEGIGGIYFDNFTVAQNIGNFALLFILFSGALETKKIDALSALYPSGLLATGGVFLTAMIAGVFTYFLTNFSFIESLIFGAFVSSTDAAAVMSILGESKLKKDIKTVIEIESGSNDPMAYALILFLISIFKAGSLDFIGGIWFLIKQIILGGAMGFLFGKFTVPFSRIIKIQREEFLIIHIISFLFICYSGTNLIGGNGFLAIYIMGIFIGNEKFDFRINLLRNMRAFSWLMQITMFILLGLLVFPSQLLSVIWRGSILAILIIIIGRMIVVYGLLYPFKYTLKEKFFISWAGLKGAVPIIFSIMGVTQNLENSQMMFNMIFYMVVFSVMLQGTTLKFIAKHLGLLEEDDSPSDELPIDELEELALKRLYLTESSDYTNKQIKDLGLSSKKIHIISVKRGDRYIIPNGSLTLLAGDQVLFSQS from the coding sequence GTGATCATCATAGAATATCAAATTTTAATTTGTGGGATTCTTTTATTTGTTAGCCTTTGCTCTATTAAACTTTCTAGAGTTGTGCAAGTGCCTTTTTTAATTATGTTTATTTTTATTGGAATACTAGCTGGTTCTGAGGGAATAGGGGGAATATATTTTGACAACTTTACTGTTGCTCAAAACATTGGTAACTTTGCTCTTCTATTTATTCTTTTCTCAGGGGCTTTGGAAACTAAAAAAATCGATGCTCTTTCAGCTCTGTATCCAAGTGGATTGCTCGCCACTGGTGGAGTTTTTCTTACAGCTATGATAGCTGGAGTGTTTACTTATTTTCTTACTAACTTTTCGTTTATTGAATCACTGATATTTGGAGCTTTTGTTTCTTCTACTGATGCAGCGGCAGTTATGTCTATCTTGGGAGAATCAAAATTAAAAAAAGATATTAAAACTGTAATTGAGATAGAATCTGGAAGTAACGACCCTATGGCTTATGCTCTGATACTATTTTTAATCTCTATATTCAAAGCTGGTTCTCTTGATTTCATCGGTGGAATTTGGTTTTTGATAAAGCAGATTATACTTGGTGGAGCAATGGGATTTTTATTTGGAAAATTCACTGTGCCATTTAGTAGAATTATAAAAATACAAAGGGAAGAATTTTTAATAATCCATATTATCTCTTTCCTATTTATCTGTTATTCTGGAACAAACCTTATTGGTGGAAATGGATTTTTGGCAATATATATAATGGGAATATTTATTGGAAATGAAAAATTTGATTTTAGAATAAATCTTTTGAGAAATATGAGAGCTTTCTCTTGGCTTATGCAGATAACTATGTTTATTTTGTTGGGGCTTTTGGTTTTCCCAAGTCAACTTTTATCAGTTATTTGGAGAGGAAGTATCCTTGCAATCTTGATTATAATCATTGGAAGAATGATTGTTGTCTATGGTCTTTTATATCCATTTAAGTATACTTTAAAAGAAAAATTCTTTATCTCTTGGGCTGGACTTAAGGGAGCTGTACCGATTATTTTCTCAATAATGGGAGTTACACAAAATCTTGAAAACTCTCAAATGATGTTTAATATGATTTTCTATATGGTTGTTTTCTCTGTTATGTTACAAGGAACTACTTTGAAATTTATAGCTAAACACTTGGGACTTTTAGAGGAAGATGATAGTCCTAGTGATGAACTTCCTATTGATGAATTAGAGGAGTTAGCTCTAAAAAGATTATACCTAACTGAATCTTCTGATTATACTAATAAACAGATAAAAGATTTGGGACTTTCTAGCAAGAAAATTCATATTATCTCTGTAAAAAGAGGAGATAGATATATTATTCCTAATGGTTCTCTGACTCTTCTTGCTGGAGATCAAGTTTTATTCTCTCAAAGCTAA
- a CDS encoding pimeloyl-ACP methyl esterase BioG family protein, producing the protein MNLIVFFNGWGMGDEVISKIKIPENYKVISLSFPYDLDTKILKDFNEIIFIGWSFGVYYLSKFLANNEIKYSQVIAINGTPEIIGKNGIGERVFDLTLRNMNEENLKKFYENIGFISDDIHNKNIISLIEELKFLRNNYTPQKNFISKAIIGKEDKTIPYKNQKRYYKEKGTKIIEISASHYPFDYFDSWEKIINISEV; encoded by the coding sequence ATGAACTTAATAGTATTTTTTAATGGTTGGGGTATGGGAGATGAGGTTATTTCAAAAATAAAAATCCCTGAAAATTATAAAGTTATTAGTCTATCTTTTCCATATGACCTTGATACAAAAATCCTAAAAGATTTCAATGAAATAATTTTTATTGGTTGGTCTTTTGGAGTTTATTATTTATCAAAGTTTTTAGCAAATAATGAAATAAAATATAGTCAAGTTATTGCAATAAATGGCACACCAGAAATTATTGGAAAAAACGGTATAGGAGAGAGAGTTTTTGACTTGACTCTCAGAAATATGAACGAAGAAAATCTAAAAAAGTTTTATGAAAATATTGGTTTTATTTCTGATGATATACATAATAAAAATATTATTTCACTTATTGAGGAGTTAAAATTCTTAAGAAATAACTACACTCCACAAAAGAATTTTATTTCAAAAGCAATAATTGGAAAAGAAGATAAAACGATTCCCTACAAAAATCAAAAAAGATACTATAAAGAAAAAGGCACGAAAATAATAGAGATTAGTGCAAGTCATTATCCCTTTGATTACTTTGATTCTTGGGAAAAAATTATAAATATTAGTGAGGTTTAA
- a CDS encoding type IV toxin-antitoxin system AbiEi family antitoxin domain-containing protein, with the protein MDNIAVDIKNILYNQNNKVLDTKVFFSNDSNYAFFKTLERMVKKGELKRAEKGLYYIPEKSIFGELPLSIKGFIQKYLYIGEKRIGYITGVNLFNKYGLTTQLSNTLEIATNTRKNPREYQGIKIKFIQNKAPITEENIKYLEILDILKNLKNIPDSDIQENYTLMKEIILKLAYEEIIFLLDLAEKYYTVVVLALLGSMVEEKNILRVKKIKESLNKTTTFKLNLKIENGKDWRIV; encoded by the coding sequence ATGGATAATATAGCAGTAGATATAAAAAATATTTTGTACAACCAAAATAATAAAGTTTTAGATACTAAAGTATTTTTTTCTAATGATTCAAATTATGCTTTTTTTAAAACATTGGAAAGAATGGTTAAAAAAGGCGAATTAAAAAGAGCTGAAAAAGGTCTATACTATATTCCTGAAAAATCTATTTTTGGAGAACTTCCTCTTTCTATAAAAGGTTTTATACAAAAATATCTCTATATTGGAGAAAAAAGAATAGGATATATTACTGGGGTTAATCTTTTTAATAAATATGGTTTAACTACACAGCTTTCTAATACTTTGGAAATCGCTACAAACACAAGAAAGAATCCAAGAGAATACCAAGGAATAAAAATAAAATTTATTCAAAATAAAGCTCCTATAACAGAAGAAAATATAAAATACCTTGAAATATTGGATATATTAAAAAACTTAAAAAATATACCTGATTCAGATATACAAGAAAATTATACTTTAATGAAAGAGATTATACTAAAACTAGCTTATGAAGAGATAATTTTTCTTCTTGATTTAGCTGAAAAATATTATACAGTAGTTGTTTTAGCTTTACTTGGAAGTATGGTAGAGGAAAAAAATATATTAAGAGTAAAAAAAATAAAAGAAAGCTTGAATAAAACAACAACTTTTAAATTAAATCTAAAAATAGAAAATGGAAAAGATTGGAGGATAGTTTAG
- a CDS encoding aminotransferase class I/II-fold pyridoxal phosphate-dependent enzyme codes for MKIEEIKNQLEKKKLENNLRTLKIFKEEDLNLSSNDYLGIGQDKKLKEEFLEKYRDKILFSSSSSRLITGNYKIIRDLEERLNKIYGKSSLVMNSGFSANKTIIETFYNKNSLIITDRLNHSSIYAGILESGAKVVRYRHLDIAHLETVLEKYKKDYDDILVVTETVYSMDGDIAPIKKIVDLKKKYKFNLMVDEAHSYGVFGYGIAYEENLLKDIDFLTIPLGKGGGSIGSYIICDEIYREYLINFGREIIYTTSLPPVNALWNLFILEKMEEFSDRRKKLWELIDFSKEKIKELEINAICDSQIMALIIGDNKKADIISKNLRDKGYVVYSIKSPTVAKGTERIRVGLNPNISKEEIFNFLKEFKNELNSIF; via the coding sequence TTGAAGATAGAAGAGATAAAAAATCAACTAGAAAAGAAAAAATTAGAAAACAATCTAAGAACTTTAAAAATTTTTAAAGAGGAAGATTTAAACTTATCATCAAATGATTATTTAGGGATTGGTCAGGATAAAAAATTAAAAGAGGAATTTTTAGAAAAATATCGAGATAAAATTTTATTTTCCTCTAGTTCTTCTAGATTAATCACAGGAAATTATAAAATAATAAGGGATTTGGAAGAGAGATTAAATAAAATCTATGGTAAAAGTTCCCTTGTGATGAACAGTGGTTTTTCAGCCAATAAAACTATAATAGAAACTTTTTATAATAAAAATTCTCTTATTATCACAGACAGATTAAACCATTCAAGTATCTATGCAGGAATTTTAGAAAGTGGTGCTAAGGTAGTAAGATATAGACATCTTGACATAGCTCATCTTGAAACTGTTTTAGAAAAATATAAAAAAGATTATGATGATATTTTGGTAGTTACAGAAACAGTTTATAGTATGGACGGAGATATTGCACCTATCAAAAAAATTGTAGATTTAAAGAAAAAATATAAGTTTAATTTGATGGTAGATGAGGCACACTCTTATGGAGTTTTTGGATATGGGATAGCTTACGAAGAAAATCTTTTAAAAGATATAGATTTTTTGACAATACCCCTTGGAAAAGGTGGAGGTTCAATAGGTTCATATATAATCTGTGATGAGATTTATAGAGAGTATCTTATAAATTTTGGAAGAGAGATTATATATACAACCTCTCTACCACCAGTAAATGCTCTTTGGAATCTGTTTATCCTAGAAAAAATGGAAGAGTTTTCTGATAGAAGAAAAAAACTTTGGGAGCTTATAGATTTTTCAAAGGAAAAAATAAAAGAGTTAGAGATAAATGCAATCTGTGATTCTCAAATTATGGCTTTAATTATTGGAGATAATAAGAAAGCTGATATTATATCCAAAAATCTAAGAGATAAAGGATATGTTGTCTATTCAATAAAAAGTCCAACAGTGGCAAAAGGTACAGAGAGAATAAGAGTAGGACTTAATCCAAATATTTCAAAGGAAGAGATTTTTAATTTTCTAAAGGAGTTTAAAAATGAACTTAATAGTATTTTTTAA